Genomic segment of Triticum aestivum cultivar Chinese Spring chromosome 6A, IWGSC CS RefSeq v2.1, whole genome shotgun sequence:
ccgaggcaaatttaaggtgaggcataaaagtttgttcactccgcgggaggaggactagcaggctcgacgaactcatctaggtcgacgccgtcggcgatccgagtggctgcagcgatgaaagtcttcataaaagatcggaagtcatgcttctgggtgttggcgaccttgattgccgcTAGCTTATCTTGacgcacctccttgcaatggacgcgaacCAGAAACAGGGCCACATCAGCTCCACActgggcagaagatttcttccactcctgcactcgatcagggatttcgttaagtcgagtcatcagggactcgagatcATTCTAGGGCGTGGTCTCTGGCCAAATTGCCGGGTCGATCcgcgacatggcgaccttcagtcgagccaagtagtccacgacaccgtcgatgcgggattctagtcggagcagattcatggcagtttcatcttttacgggagaattgattgggttcaaacctggctcaatccgcccagtctcctcctcgaagttctggcaaaactctgcattcacgatccaaggataagtcaatttttgTACACTGAGTCGACataaaaaaatcagtcggaacaaaatgtgcaccttcaagtttgatgaacaacttcttggcaaggctcctcagatagctctccagatcgtccctcctgcaaGCAATGCTTTCCATCGTCTCGCCCAGGATGAGATTCTCCTTCTTCCAGCGCAAGCACTCCTTGTTGGCGTCATTCAGAGCAGATTTCatcctggtattctcttcttccaactggcagaccgaagccagttcctgttcagctagagcggttctgtcgtcagcctcctttcgagcagcatccaaatcctgatccttcttcgccagagcttctctcagttttccTACAAAGAAATGATGcctgattcagaaagagcagaagggtactcaagcctaagacagaCCAGTCGACAAATTCGTTTTACCAGTGGCGTCGTCCTTGACCCTTTGtagctctgtcttggccagctccaagtcaaggttcagttggatctgctgtttctccaagtcagcaaagcgagctccaagatcataAGATTTtcgaaatcaaaggggagaagttatttttacagCGAAAAACAACAAAGTCAATAAGTACTAAggctacggtcgactgcccgcagtccaccatagcctcggggactacacccagtgggtgcactttgcgtgcccccaccgattctaatcccactcgaccggcccgccggagtcgagtgtaGGAagtaaaaaaagaagagagaaagaactCAGACaacagtcgactgccagcaatcgaccgcggtctcggggactacacccagtgggtgcacttggcgtgcccccaccggttctgaccccactcgaccagaccgagtggaagagacaaactatgagttcggtttacactcgacaaaatacaaagactacagtcgactgcccgcagtccaccgtagtctcggggactacacccagtgggtgcactcagcgtgcccccactaattcaaagttcaatcaacgcacccagtgggtgtactaaCGCAAAGATTTTCGGagaaaagattttcggaaagagtcttcagatatcatatcctaacagaacaagcggcgaccaacaaacctgaacgttgctttggagagccgagctggcgtcgtaggcagcctgactggcgtcccgcaccatcttcatcttctccatcatgatgcccgactggcgtatagcttccctggcagcattcacttcgtcttctgggacatgatgggtcgcaaaaactgaaggtgggtcgacaggggcctgagcagtcgacgaagaaggcaaggcactcgacagtggcacggcgaaggtaacagaaccccgattggcgtcACCAGTGTCCTGAatgactggttccgccctcggcgtcgactgtagcgcttcgcttgcaggagcttgcctattcttcctcgtcaaagacctctcgggctcttcatcatcatcggggaggtcaataatgtcGGGAGATGTGCAAAGttcaattgccaaaatcacgtcacccaatgatgcacattgcagttgaatcgaccgaacaaagacagtatggcagaaatcatacccagattagaagtgaccgcatcctccatcacctcatcatcgtccctgtaagctgaggtctcggaagtggcagcgctgacagtttcaaagttcgtccagttaaaacaagaaaaacaaacaacgCGGAGCATCGAGTGAATACAAAGAGAGACACTCACGCGGAAGCGATGGGGATATCAATCttgatcttcggcaacgccttccgagtcttcggctctgcaactttggggtgctttggcgccttctcagtcagggttggtgaagagatccgaggacgcttcaaagactgaccagcctgagcagttgccttttcgcgggcgctcggtcgttcttggtcaagcttggatcgcctctccctgcgagggggcgactcgacttcttctccatcacttgagtcgtcgcttcctccatccccttcaccgtcgaaagtccactcgccactgtcgccgccactcgcctcgccttccagagcttgctcttgctctccgttgggcattgaatacatttcaataatggcctaaaagaaagcagggagaacaaagtcagtcgacgcagtataggcagctgcgcgagtgaattcagattacaagaaaaaactcagaatcagaccttctctggtgcatgagactggtcgaatgggggaactctcctggctcccctggggttatccttgttttcggtaatgcccgacagccacttctccagtgtatcgtcatcgacctcctccggatgaatccgagtggagtcttcaagacccgaatacatccacatcgaatggtctcgggcttgaagaggctggatgcgccgctgaaggaagacctccaagagatccataccggtgatcccgtcacggataagctggaccactcgctcaaccagcaccctcacctgcgctttctcctccgggagcaccttcaaaggggatggtttcctcactcggtccatggtaaagggagggaggctaGTCGACTGCcttggcgtcgactggtctttacagtaaaaccaggtcgactgccatccgcgaactgagtcgggaagaatcatggccggaaggagcttttccctctcatctggataccaagacccccacacatctggatcacttgagtcctctcgtcactcggattagcctttttcactgtctgggagcgacaagtgaaaatatgcttgaaaagaccctagtgaggccggcaacccaggaaattctcacacaaagaaatgaaagcggtgagataaacgattgtgttgggagtaaaatggtggagttgtgccccaaagaagttcagaaatcctcgaaaaaaagggtgaggaggcaaggaaaatccacggtcgacgtgggtggcaagaagaacgcgcttaccctcccggggttgcggctcggattccttccccggaagccgcgtcGAGTCATAAGGGATCAGCCCTCCCTCGGCcaagtcgtcgaggtcttcttgggtgagCTTCGAGTGGatctagtcgccctggatccagcccttcggtaGGCCGGTTCgtgaggaggatccgccccgactggtcaccttccccttcgacctcgcgcgtcgccttctttgcccgctccagagccgccgtcttctccttccccatcgtcgccggcgagacgcgTACGGAACGGTGGCGCGagggcgagagcgagcgcagcggaggagcgtgaagaggagaagagataatggggacgcactgttcgggagaccccggtccaacgccttatatgaggccgcttccgagtggctgactggtaggcccaggcggTTCTGTCAAATTCCGTAacaatcgcgcgcgcgatacgtggcgaaaaaggtggcgcggggatcaaggcggctccgctctatcccatccaattactgcggcctcccccgtcccgcgcgcttcccaaaattcgaatcccacgaAATCTGCGGGCAGCGGAACAACTTGTCtgaccaaagatctcctccgcaccgtcactcggagcctttcaagtaaagaaactcactcgacaaaaacctaagaatggatcaaggcgactggaaagGAAGTCGCTGCCATCgctcaggttcattgatccgaaacaagaaatgctcacggcatgaaaaatgagtcggagaagtgCTCAATCCctttcccactcaaacctcgatccattcgggggctaatgatgaagctatgtacctagggtaggggcatggacctgtccaaactgacctacccaaggacatttctagaagaaatcatctttcaatcgacttggaggtgttccactcgacagactcgaagatactcgaccaagaagcaaccacttgaccaagaccaagccactcgatagtcaggagacctaaaggcactccgtgtgctaacggtcggttattaagtagcttttatggtcatcatagcactttattactagcgttaccagtaacgccctgccttaatgtacattgaaccctttgtaacgtgggctggctggggtcctggcgcactctatataagcaccccctcctccgagacaagggttcgcacccctgtaattcatacacgcataatccagtcgaccgcctccgggctctgagacatagggctattactttctccgagaagggcctgaactcgtaaaccttgcgtgcttacaacttctccatagctaagatcttgcctctccatacttacccacCTACACTACTGTCacacttagaaccacgacaaccgcGGCGCGCCCGTTCCACCGGCTCACCTCGGCCGAGCTGCTCGAGCGTCGCcaccaagggttgtgcttcaactgtgaCGAGCCCTATGTGCCCGGGCACGTCTGCACGCgtctcttctacctggaggttgcggactacatggaggaggaagccgccaCCGCCGGGCTCGGTGACCTGCACGCCCCAGTTGCCGCGGAGGTGTTTCGTGACGGctgatcacctcgaggagttccgCAAAGCGCTTTCCCGCCTTCCAGCTCGAGGACGAGATGTTTGTGCAGGCGAGGAGAAATGTTATGAGCGGCATATATTACAGCCAGGCAGTTAGGGGCCTGGCCCAGCTATCTTATCGTGTTAGGGGCTTAGCGCAATTATATCACtaggaggattatataaactcaTGTAAGGACCCGTTTTGAgattaagcaagaagcaatcattatttgctcggcttcccgaagggagccgggagacctaaccctagctgcCTCCTGCCAACGTCGCCGCCTCTTCCCTCGCGcacgacggcgcccagccgccggcgacCGCGAGATCGCCCACGTccagccccctccttcccctacaatcTTCGCCCTAAACCCGGTAGAACCCTAGTTTCTACCAGGCACAATTTTCACTTATGTGTTTAGAATACCTACCTGCTCTTTTACTTGTGGCCAATGCATTCCTAAGAAGTCTCCAAGCGAAGGTTTGGACTCTTGGAGCCATATTCTTCTCTTTCCATACCTGGTTGAGCAATTCTATAATCTGTTGTGGTACAACTTTTGGTATCTGTCTTGAAGGAAGCTGAAGATTGGCAAAGCTATGTTTGTATGCACTTTTGGAAGAGAACAGACCTGTGGGAGTTAGCTTCCAAACAAGAATGTCTTGGCCAGCACAGTACAAATAATCAGACTGTGAATTATTGAATCAGCTATAACAGGAGAAAACAACATATTAATAAGGTTAACATTCCAAACTTTTGCCCCAGGAAGCCATAGGTCCTTAATTTGAGCAGGGTAATTAAAAGGTTGGGGTTGAATGATTAGATTAACATAAATTTTTCCCAACCTTCAAACCAAGGGGTGCTCCACAGTGAACTATTTCCATCTACAATTTGATAAATGGATGCTGAAATGAGAAGAGGCCTTACCTTCAAAATTGCAGTCCAAAAAGCAGACTTCGGTGTATTAGCCTTTGCTCTCCAAATAGTTGTGTCATGATGGTACTTAGCCTTGAGTATTTGGGCTAATTGGCTTTCTGGTTCCTTTGCGAGTCTCCATGCCGCTGAGAGAATGAGGCCCTGATTGATCGCCTGCAAATTCCTAATGCCCAGGCCACCAAGTTTCTTGTCTGTGCAAATATCTGACCATGCCCTGAGACAAAGACTTCTTTTTGTTTGGTCATCTTGAACACCTGTCCACCAAACGTTTCTAATAATAGCCGTAATCCCAGCTAAAAACTTTCTTGAGGAAAGTATATTGAACATGTAATAGACAGGAATAGAGGCAAAGACTGATTTAATTAAAGTAAGTCTAGCAGCATAAGATAGACGATTGGCTTTATGGTTGGAAAGTTTCGATTTGAATTTATCATAAATGAAAGCATAAGCCGCAGATCTGTCCTTACAAGGCAAAGTAAGTGGGTGCCCCAAGTGAACAAATAAATTATCAATATTGGGTGCCGGAAAAATTCTCTTAATATTTTCTTTATCCTGCAAAGGAACATTGTTGCTAAAAAGAATTCCAGATTTATTCCAATTGGGAATTTGACCTCAATCATGGCAAAACTGATTTAAGATATTCGATATAGTTTGCGCCTCCTGCATATTAGCTTTGCCACAAATTATAAGATCGTCTGCAAACATCAACGAGTAAATAGAAGGGTAATCTAGTCCAAGAGAAATACCTGTGATGGTTGGCCTGTAGAGCATCTTGCAGCTTTAAAGAAAGTTCATTGACTGCAAGGACAAAGAGATACAGCGACAAAGGACAGCCTTGTCTAATACCTCTGGAGCTATTAAATTTCGCATAAGACTGGCCATTAATAATAACAGAGAAAGTCGGCGAGGATGCATGCGTACACAAGTTTTATGAAACATGAGCATTTTTGAGAATTGTTGTCTCATAGTAGTACTTGGTTGGCGGTcgctgatactccctccgtccagaaattacttgtcacagaaatgaatgtatctaaaactaaaaatacgtctagatacatccatgtctacgacaagtaatttgggacagagggagtatcttttaAACACCTTTTGGCAGTAGTCTCTGGTGGTACTTGCACAATCATCCCATCGAAACGCATATGTGATTTTGGCCTCATGTCAATAACAGACAAGAGACCCATTTACAAGCATACAAAGCCATAATAGAACAAAGTCAGCGAAACAAAGCCATAATACAACACTGGCTTAACGATATTATTACAGATCCCTAAGCTCAGTCACCAGAGCGACCTTATTTTGGGGAGCTCTTCTAGGGGAAATGGCTAGTGTAACAGGTCCCCCAGGGTTCTAGTCTCCCATCTTCCATCCTACGACGAAATCTGCTCTAGTAATATCAGTTCTGGAGATGCTCCAGAATGAGACGATTTCCAGTGCAAGGCAAGTGTGCGTCCTGAAATAAATAGAAACATGCAAGAGTATTATTCTCTAGTATGATTCTAAACATTCGATACTTTACATGGTAAATACCAAAAGAGGAAACCTCAAGTAGCACTCTTTAGCCAGAACATTAAGCAGCTCTTACACACAGCAtatattttttttgaaacggaggcaaaagatttgcctcatcgattaattaagaagagagttgcccagttaattaatggaaaaccgggcgaaaatCAATACAAACAAACCACATGCGGACTACTCCCAAAGTCTAAAACCCCGTGATCACACCGCCGACCCTACAGACATTGCCAACATGCAACAGACCCAAGCCCACACGCAGCTACATCGCAAAGGAATCCCCAAAAAGAAAACCATGGAAGTAGACAAAAGGCCCCCCAAAAACCACGAGATAAGCTAAACCGTGAGGACGGCCCAAAAGACCAAGGAGCAACCATTAAGCAGCTGTAGACGCCTTCCCTAAGGCATCActcttcttgtttttgcttttgaGAGACTTCTCCACCTTCTTGATCTTGTCTTCATTAAACTTTCCAGTCAGGATGCACGCAACCGCCTTACCAGACCCAGGGCTAGCCGCCTCCAAGCTAGAGAGCAAGTTGCAAAGCTTTTTTGCAAAGAGAGCATCGGAACAAGGTGCCAACGCATCAGTCCCAACAACGTCTCCACCTGGGGGCACCACTTGCCCAATGGTCACAGGCGAGTGAGTGACCGCGGCATCCAAACCTGCACACACCACAAAGTCGGTCTGGCTAGACTCCAAGGGCGGTGGTGAGGGTGTCGTGGGCACCGCCAAAGCCCCTAGCAAGACCATCTCCTTCGGAATCGCCACCGAAAGAGGTGGAGTGGACTCCTCACATAGCACTGTCAACTCAGGCATAATTTGTAGAACTGGAGCCACATCCTCAACGATCACTTCACCTCCAACGTCAATCGACACCATAGAGCAGGGCCTAGCACGAGGAGAGAAACCTCCATAGAGGTCGACTTCCTCTCCATCTGCAGAACCAACTTGAAGCTCGGGGAGCAGAGACCCAATCGGCACAACCTGAAGTTTACCAAGAGCATCCTCCGCCCTTGCCAAGACACTCTCAACACGCACAAGACATTCGCGAAGCTCAATGCAAAGTAGCTCAGCCTGCTGCTCAAGGATGAGCTGTAATGACACATCAGCTTGGATGACGGATGCGGGCGGTGGAGCAACACATGGTTGCGGCGTAGTTTGGTCAACGGGTTGCTTCGCACGGCAAAAGCGAGCAATGTGGCCGAAACGGAGGCAATTTCTGCAACGGATTGGATCCCTGCAGGAGTGTGCTCGATGACCCCGACACAGACACCGAAAACATCTATCTCTCAACCATGCCGAAGGAGGCAGCCGTGCATTGAAGGAAGGGCGATGAAAAGCCGGAGGAGGCGTCGAACGACGCCCCTTGGAGACGAGCTGCCAGCCCCCCAACTCATCCCCGCGCGGAGCAGCCGCACAACAGTTGAGAACGGCAGGTGCCTCATTCTGACGAAAGCATCCACACCAATCCCTCCAACCAGGGCGCACGGGCGGGACGACACGGTCACCTCCAGCAACGACCTGCGGCGTAGTAGCAGTGGGCGCCGCATCCGAGGATGTCGTCGCCTTCCGCCCCCCAATGGTCGGGTCCGACCTGCGGGAAGCAAGGGCAGTCGCGGCCAGCGCAGcagcggtgggcggcggagccggaGAGTCCACAGTCCCAAGCTCGGGGGAGAGCGGGCGTGGCGGCGACGGAGACGGGATCTGAGGCAAAATAAAAACTTCATCATAAAAGAAACATCTATTTGTTTTGCGGCAATTACTTGGTCTTGTGGAGTACTAAGATTGTGCACTTAATCAACAATCATGAACAGGTGCTTCAGAAGGCGGTGTCGCTCATCATGCAATGCAAGGCTCTTCTCTCCGCTAAGTGGAGGAGGGCGGCAATGGTTATGATAGCTAGTATTCAAATTCTGGCATGTTCTGTGACGACTGGTGAAGTCGGGGATCGACAAGGCGTAAGGATAGCTTCCCTGTGGTTCCATCTCAGTGCACGATCTATGTAATATATCTTTTTTTTACCTGTGAAGCCATAGGGGAAGCCCCCTATGGTATATTTTATATTATCAGCAGCTAGGATATACAAGGGGGGGTTGAGGGTAGGTATCCTAAATGTTTACATGttagagaagccaaaaagaaaggaaaacaaaCAAAAGGCTAAACTTACAAAGCCCTCTCCAAATTGAAAAGTTCTCAACCAAGCCAAAAAAGGGTCTCTGTTCTTATCTTTCACCCTGAAGGAAATGAGGTGGAGGTTCTTCTTGAAAAGAACTTTCCAGTGAGCTAAAGAAGGCGGCTGCCCTTCAAAAATCCATTCCTCTGTCCCAGATGTTCCAAAGAGCAGCACTAATGACTTCAACAAACCAAGGCTTCTGAAACTGAGACCTAGCAAGCCTGATCGTCGCCAAAAAATTCAAATGAGCAGCTAAAGAGATATTGAGGTAGCTCCAACAAGCCCTGGAAAAAGCACAATTGAAAAACAAATGTGCCCTGCCTTCCCCAGTGGCCGAAGAGCACAAAACACCGTTAACTCTGGACTCAAGCCTTTCCATCATGTCCCTGGTGTTTAGTCGATCAACAAGGTGTTTAGTTGATCAACAAGTATGTGCAGAAACAGCACGGGTTATTATTATTTAGATTTATGGGAGGGCATCAGTAATGTACTGATATTTGTCAGTTGACCCCATAGAGCCAGCAAACTATCTAATTTTCAGCAAACCGGCGTGGAAGGAATAACAATAGAAAGATAAGGGCATGGGCAGATATTTAAATGAGCAACAGACTAAGTAATATGTACTACCTGTTATTCCCAGGTTCTTTTTCTTTGACGTCAAACTTCCCACTTCGTTCTCTTCACACACACATGAAACTTGAATTTCACAGTCATGTAACGTAATTTTTCTCAACATTTCCTTCCAAGACAAAGGTATAACATAGTACTCATGAAACATAAGTCCCTTTGACCTGCAGGAAGAAAGCAAACATGTGGTTAAGGCTATTAGAACAATACAAGTGGCACATGCCGCTGTCAGCGTGGTGGAAAGAAACCACATATGGAAGGAACCTACCACTCAAGATGGTGGCAATATGTTGTCAGATGATCAGCCAGGGTGAAGGGCCGCACAGAGGGCCGAACCCTCTCCTTCAGGTCATGTATGAGGGCATGCGTTGATGTCCGCTCGAATGTCCCGCTGCTTAGAGAATACACTACACCAGGGTCGAAGTTGGGCAGCGAGAAGTAGATGGAATTGCT
This window contains:
- the LOC123128057 gene encoding uncharacterized protein isoform X3, giving the protein MLLALDQRPPPSPPGTIPPRAASPNIAAVPISLLSCPLLDFDLFMRSKGLMFHEYYVIPLSWKEMLRKITLHDCEIQVSCVCEENEVGSLTSKKKNLGITDPVSVAATPALPRAWDCGLSGSAAHRCCAGRDCPCFPQVGPDHWGAEGDDILGCGAHCYYAAGRCWRTHTCLALEIVSFWSISRTDITRADFVVGWKMGD
- the LOC123128057 gene encoding uncharacterized protein isoform X1 → MTLDNPPFWRHRARTMSLTTRWSQSKKGWQPFAFALFLVNINQRGLALLSSLGDRALFLSKDRCLCVSATKLPSISSNSIYFSLPNFDPGVVYSLSSGTFERTSTHALIHDLKERVRPSVRPFTLADHLTTYCHHLEWSKGLMFHEYYVIPLSWKEMLRKITLHDCEIQVSCVCEENEVGSLTSKKKNLGITDPVSVAATPALPRAWDCGLSGSAAHRCCAGRDCPCFPQVGPDHWGAEGDDILGCGAHCYYAAGRCWRTHTCLALEIVSFWSISRTDITRADFVVGWKMGD
- the LOC123128057 gene encoding uncharacterized protein isoform X2, which translates into the protein MTLDNPPFWRHRARTMSLTTRWSQSKKGWQPFAFALFLVNINQRGLALLSSLGDRALFLSKDRCLCVSATKLPSISSNSIYFSLPNFDPGVVYSLSSGTFERTSTHALIHDLKERVRPSVRPFTLADHLTTYCHHLEWSKGLMFHEYYVIPLSWKEMLRKITLHDCEIQVSCVCEENEVGSLTSKKKNLGITGLLGLSFRSLGLLKSLVLLFGTSGTEEWIFEGQPPSLAHWKVLFKKNLHLISFRVKDKNRDPFLAWLRTFQFGEGFVSLAFCLFSFLFGFSNM